One region of Seriola aureovittata isolate HTS-2021-v1 ecotype China chromosome 15, ASM2101889v1, whole genome shotgun sequence genomic DNA includes:
- the tbl2 gene encoding transducin beta-like protein 2, with protein sequence MEVSALVALTLILGALVILVALALSQRKEEIREETEQAAEFAAEGSVVKGAAAKKQKQEKQRSRKDKASQHSFSHQLLASSLKGHSGNVTCLDFSSNGKYLASCSDDRTVRIWSTKDFLDREHKCLRANVELDHATLVRFSPDSRAFITWLANGDAIRIFKMTKKDDGSLSFKAAADDFPQKHKAPILNIGIAETGKFIMSASTDTSIHVWDLKGEVLASINTNQITNSYAAISPCGRFVASCGFTPDVKVWEVCFGKGGEFKEVARAFDLKGHSAGVHAFAFSNDSHRMVTVSKDGTWKLWNTDVEYKKQQDPYLLKTVPCASSEGSRVALSPDGRVVAISDGSNLAMYNAATGELEEEMHGVHSEEINDLRFDINGRFLVCSGDKAIRVFHNAPGYRAAIRDMQDMLKKAQNEAMKQRLQQQIKEAQSALDTVLAAPVD encoded by the exons ATGGAGGTATCTGCTCTGGTGGCCTTGACTTTAATACTGGGCGCACTAGTTATTCTGGTCGCACTAGCGTTGAGCCAACGGAAGGAAGAAataagagaggaaacagaacaaGCAGCGGAGTTTGCCG CTGAAGGCAGTGTTGTCAAGGGCGCTGCAGCCAAGAAACagaagcaggagaagcagcGCAGCCGTAAAGATAAAGCTTCACAGCACAGTTTCAGTCATCAACTGCTGGCATCCTCGCTGAAG GGCCACAGTGGGAATGTGACGTGCCTTGATTTCAGCAGTAATGGGAAGTACCTGGCATCTTGCTCTGATGACCGCACCGTCAGGATCTGGAGCACCAAAGACTTCTTGGACCGGGAACACAAGTGTCTTAGAGCCAATGTGGAGCTGGATCATGCTACACTGGTCCGCTTCAGCCCGGACTCCAG GGCGTTTATCACATGGTTGGCTAATGGAGATGCCATTCGAATCTTCAAAATGACCAAGAAGGATGACGGCAGTTTAAGCTTCAAAGCTGCTGCTGACGACTtcccacagaaacacaaggcCCCCATCCTAAACATTGGCATTGCAGAGACAG GCAAGTTCATCATGAGTGCCTCCACTGACACCAGCATTCACGTCTGGGACTTGAAAGGAGAGGTACTGGCCTCTATCAACACTAACCAGATAACCAATTCTTATGCTGCCATCTCCCCATGTGGCAG GTTTGTAGCATCATGTGGCTTCACCCCTGACGTAAAGGTGTGGGAGGTTTGCTTCGGGAAGGGAGGAGAGTTCAAAGAGGTGGCACGAGCTTTTGACCTGAAGGGCCACTCTGCAGGAGTTCATGCATTTGCCTTTTCCAATGATTCTCACAG AATGGTGACTGTATCCAAAGACGGTACATGGAAGCTGTGGAACACAGATGTGGAGtacaaaaagcagcaggatcCCTACCTCCTGAAGACTGTCCCCTGTGCGTCATCTGAAGGTAGCAGGGTGGCCTTATCTCCAGATGGCCGGGTGGTGGCCATCAGTGATGGCTCTAACTTGGCTATGTACAACGCTGCCACTGGCGAGCTAGAAGAAGAAATGCATGGCGTCCACAGTGAGGAGATCAATGACCTTAGATTTGATATTAATGGGCGCTTCTTGGTGTGCAGCGGCGACAAGGCCATCCGAGTGTTTCACAATGCCCCGGGCTACCGGGCAGCCATCAGAGACATGCAGGACATGCTGAAGAAAGCCCAGAATGAAGCCATGAAGCAGAGATTGCAGCAGCAGATAAAAGAGGCTCAGAGTGCCCTGGACACTGTGCTGGCTGCTCCTGTCGACTGA
- the pom121 gene encoding LOW QUALITY PROTEIN: nuclear envelope pore membrane protein POM 121 (The sequence of the model RefSeq protein was modified relative to this genomic sequence to represent the inferred CDS: inserted 1 base in 1 codon), which translates to MRVLRRRVAAMSPREKHLALLSVLCVVSLALYYIPTFLYATLILGVCCIVCYYHSGEPLPARLGLNPRAGLNVPALLRRWLLGWGVTGVSVAARGKTKSSSNRTELRGPEGHFRPTLGETGIYRREALASDSFLFSPRDFLMGSYIGKPESPTADSGRPRAGRNPREQLREKLSRPNHAVYTPNRRLSFAGEPLGTMGRFTITPQRHYPLQQPGVSSVGVLPPVKWDGFRKKNVLSPRNSPAALSPVTVKIARPNHNTPSLDHLSCAGLPRAPADPCSRESVLRVLKESRKREVEDEDRSFTTEQKSKRRRNDSGGSAHSAFEPLLPNGXPSQLVPKPGSLKRGMTSLAEESIMKRSRTSSISSGSGAHAPRGTPGSKRNPIHSSYSSSLGLSQWKKPSAPSSPLSSPGSSRSQTPEGASKRPREDDGQSPSSASSVRSDQIATDKAPVTSKLTPVPKIPVTTSADSTGSAGKRKRKIQLVSSHRDDHISLPPPPELGYTITVKDLDEEKKAAISKIQKVLETPAPEQEKSVSPPATNSTKPTSSTSSTTTTTLSSLLAAPLPTASSSVIPVINLDPSPGSSVSTAPAASNPLLEALKMKTSTPAISTSAASTTTVSASTTPVQPSSLNLKATTAVGVPQLPPASQSQSSTAGVEQPSAFTQVLGQVFKASSSTPPVAGTGLFGLASQISTPSASTASNTVTVATTPPASSYESLSNTNPLLASGFKPIFAVSTTPSSATSAPESKPPVQNFKPIFGGATTNAGFGQPASLTTTNPVSTVSSSSTPSIFGGSTSSTTAASSVFPGLTNTPTGTASTGSITTTQPAAQAGVKSLFGNWSTPSTTSTGSATTQAPNTGSTFQFGTVPTTTATAAAAAPAAATTTSSNGTFTFGVTQPDPQAANQKVFAFGQPAPSQNTTTASFGGFAMANTASTTSAATTQSTFTFGKPSFEAPAAQTTFGSSAAPSKPFTFGGSVASSTPASNPAPAPFTFGAPAATTATTFGTPAKPAFGASSTGFAFGGSTAPSAAPSAAPSFGAATQTQSSSSSTFTFGSGAPQPAPSGPAQPAPSGFNFGAGMACPQFGTPVSNNPAPHMGSFNFGAAATDKPAFGTSTPSFGQNAAAGPIAFGSPGNPVQGFNAAPFGSPATPSFSIGAGSKPSGARQRLQARRQHNRKK; encoded by the exons ATGAGAGTCCTCCGGCGGCGCGTTGCCGCCATGTCACCTAGAGAGAAACATTTAGcgcttctctctgttttatgcGTAGTTAGTCTTGCCCTTTATTATATTCCTACTTTTCTTTACGCGACTTTAATTCTTGGAGTTTGTTGCATTGTGTGTTACTATCACAGCGGAGAACCGCTTCCCGCCAGGTTAGGCCTGAATCCGCGAGCTGGACTAAACGTCCCAGCCTTGCTCAGGCGTTGGTTGTTGGGTTGGGGGGTGACCGGCGTGTCGGTGGCCGCCCGGGGGAAAACGAAGAGTAGCAGCAACAGAACCGAGCTCCGGGGACCAGAGGGACACTTCAGACCAACGCTCGGGGAAACTGGGATTTATCGGAGGGAAGCTTTGGCAAGTGACTCGTTTCTTTTCAGCCCCCGGGATTTCCTCATGGGGAGTTACATCGGGAAACCCGAAAGTCCAACCGCTGACTCCGGGAGGCCGAGGGCAGGGAGAAATCCCCGAGAGCAGCTGCGGGAAAAGCTGTCTAGACCCAACCATGCTGTCTATACCCCAAACAGGAGGTTGTCATTTGCTGG GGAGCCACTGGGCACAATGGGCAGGTTCACCATCACCCCGCAGCGTCATTACCCGTTGCAGCAGCCAGGTGTCTCGTCAGTGGGAGTCCTACCTCCTGTCAAGTGGGATGGCttcaggaagaaaaatgtcCTCAGCCCCCGTAACTCCCCGGCAGCCCTCAGTCCTGTCACAGTGAAGATTGCCAGGCCCAACCACAACACCCCCAG TTTGGACCATCTGAGTTGTGCAGGGCTCCCCAGGGCCCCTGCAGACCCCTGCTCCAGAGAAAGTGTCCTCAGGGTGTTGAAGGAAAGCCGCAAGAGAGAAGTGGAAGATGAGGACAGGAGCTTCACAACTGAGCAGAAAAGCAAGCGAAG GCGTAACGACAGTGGTGGAAGCGCACACTCTGCTTTTGAGCCTCTTTTGCCCAATG CACCATCACAGTTGGTCCCTAA GCCAGGAAGCCTGAAAAGAGGGATGACCTCATTGGCAGAGGAGTCCATCATGAAGAGGTCTCGCACCTCGTCCATCAGCTCTGGCAGTGGGGCACATGCCCCTAGAGGAACCCCAGGCAGCAAGAGAAACCCTATCCACAGCTCCTACAGCTCTTCATTAGGCCTCAGCCAG TGGAAGAAACCGTCAGCTCCCAGCTCACCTCTGTCAAGCCCTGGATCATCTCGCTCCCAGACTCCAGAAGGAGCCTCCAAAAGACCCAG AGAGGACGATGGGCAGTCTCCCAGCTCAGCATCCTCTGTGAGGTCAGACCAGATAGCCACCGACAAGGCACCTGTTACTT CCAAACTGACTCCAGTTCCCAAGATCCCCGTCACTACCTCAGCAGACTCTACTGGTAGTGCTGGGAAGAGAAAACGGAAGATCCAGCTGGTGTCCAGCCACCGGGACGATCACATCTCACTG CCCCCACCTCCAGAGCTTGGTTACACCATCACTGTGAAAGACCtagatgaagagaaaaaggcTGCTATCAGCAAGATCCAGAAAGTCCTGGAAACGCCTG CTCCAGAGCAAGAGAAGTCTGTCTCTCCCCCAGCCACCAATTCCACCAagcccacctcctccaccagctctACCACGACCACCACCCTGAGCAGCCTTCTTGCAGCTCCTCTGCCTACAGCCTCCAGCTCTGTCATCCCAGTCATCAACCTTGATCCCAGCCCAGGCAGCAGTGTGAGCACAGCACCTGCAGCTTCCAACCCACTGCTGGAGGCTCTCAAAATGAAGACCAGCACTCCTGCTATCTCCACATCTGCTGCCAGCACAACCACAG TGTCTGCATCGACCACACCAGTGCAACCCAGCAGTTTAAACCTGAAGGCAACAACTGCAGTGGGTGTCCCACAGCTCCCCCCTGCCTCCCAGTCTCAGTCCTCCACTGCTGGTGTGGAGCAGCCCTCTGCCTTTACTCAGGTCCTTGGTCAGGTCTTCAAGGCTTCCAGCAGCACCCCACCTGTAGCAGGAACAGGCCTGTTTGGATTGGCTAGCCAGATCAGCACCCCCTCTGCTTCTACAGCCTCCAACACAGTCACTGTTGCTACTACACCTCCAGCCAGCAGCTATGAGTCACTCAGTAACACAAACCCTCTGCTGGCTTCAGGGTTCAAGCCCATCTTTGCTGTCAGCACCACCCCCTCCTCAGCTACATCAGCTCCAGAGAGCAAACCTCCTGTTCAAAATTTCAAACCCATCTTTGGAGGTGCTACTACGAATGCTGGCTTTGGACAGCCTGCATCCCTCACAACCACCAACCCAGTCTCTACAGTTTCTTCAAGTAGTACACCTTCAATATTTGGTGGATCAACAAGCAGCACCACAGCTGCCTCATCTGTTTTTCCAGGCTTGACCAACACCCCCACTGGAACAGCCTCCACTGgctccatcaccaccacacaGCCTGCAGCCCAGGCAGGTGTGAAATCCCTCTTTGGAAACTGGTCCACACCATCCACAACAAGTACAGGCTCAGCCACAACACAGGCCCCTAATACAGGGAGCACATTTCAATTTGGAACTGTTCCCACCACTACtgcaactgcagcagcagctgccccAGCTGCTGCTACCACAACCTCCAGCAACGGCACCTTCACATTTGGTGTCACACAGCCGGACCCACAAGCTGCCAACCAGAAGGTATTTGCTTTTGGCCAACCAGCCCCCAGTCAGAACACAACCACTGCTTCATTTGGAGGCTTTGCCATGGCCAACACTGCCTCCACCACTTCTGCCGCCACCACCCAGTCCACTTTCACCTTTGGAAAGCCATCATTTGAGGCGCCAGCAGCACAGACGACCTTTGGCTCCTCAGCAGCACCGTCAAAGCCATTCACTTTTGGAGGCAGCGTTGCATCATCCACACCTGCCTCTAACCCCGCCCCAGCTCCTTTCACTTTTGGGGcacctgctgccaccacagcaACCACGTTCGGGACCCCTGCTAAACCAGCATTTGGAGCCAGCTCCACTGGTTTTGCTTTTGGTGGCTCCACTGCCCCCTCAGCTGCACCCTCAGCTGCACCAAGCTTCGGTGCAGCAACCCAGACTCAGagctcctcctcatccacctTTACATTTGGTAGTGGTGCTCCTCAGCCGGCTCCCTCTGGCCCAGCTCAGCCAGCACCCAGTGGATTTAACTTTGGTGCTGGTATGGCATGCCCCCAGTTTGGAACACCAGTCTCCAATAATCCTGCACCGCATATGGGAAGCTTCAATTTTGGGGCTGCTGCTACTGACAAACCAGCTTTTG GGACATCTACCCCCTCCTTTGGCCAGAATGCTGCGGCAGGTCCAATTGCCTTTGGAAGTCCTGGAAATCCAGTCCAAGGCTTCAATGCTGCTCCTTTTG GGTCTCCGGCTACTCCCTCCTTCTCTATTGGAGCTGGATCAAAACCATCTGGAGCACGTCAGAGACTGCAGGCACGGAGGcaacacaacaggaagaagTAA